In a genomic window of Microcoleus sp. AS-A8:
- a CDS encoding PBP1A family penicillin-binding protein, giving the protein MSSPQPPQQPKTLLTHITQAVQTIQARVNFNALALKPNARVPELLVQDAGAPKAEVYPLLGDRYLLGRSSKSCDIVVRNPVVSQIHLSLERYGRRQRNFIIKDENSTNGIYRGRRRLSSLILRHGDILTIGPPELAAAVRLEYVDPPPWYILAIRYALYGVGGLTALLVLLIGIEWLKVPVRPLPLGVHGPVVISADDGTFLRQPRTTAHRELQRLSEFSPYLPKAVVASEDSRFYWHFGVDPYGIARALVTNFKGGGIREGASTLTQQVARSLFTDYVGRENSAGRKFREAVVAMKLETFYSKDEILKLYLNRIYLGIDAYGFEDAAQFYFDKSAKDLNLSEAATLVAILPAPNRFNPIQDYNTALGLRNRVITRMRGLGMITQQEANEARRSRIEVSSKATEFLASTKAPYFYSYVFEELRELLGEDLAQEGNFIVETALDLNTQAKAETALRSFVNTEGSRLRFSQGALVTLNTSNGEIHALVGGMNYQQSQFNRATQAKRQPGSTFKLFDYAAALVQGISPGKTYSCAPAYGLRGCERSGGAVDMYTGMAQSENVVAVRVAMDAGIDNVVQTAKRLGVRSELKPVPRLAIGQSEVNVLEITGSYAAIANRGFWNRPHAIKRILDSGQCKDTNDRNTCRVIYSFDQSRDKGQQAVSPEVAQTMTALLRAVVQSGTGRSAAIAPDAAGKTGTTDRNVDLWFIGFIPSNQLVTGIWLGNDDNSPTSGSSAQAAQLWSNYMRQVVQ; this is encoded by the coding sequence CCTAAAGCTGAAGTCTATCCCTTATTGGGAGACCGTTACTTGCTCGGACGCAGCTCTAAATCCTGCGATATCGTGGTACGCAACCCCGTGGTCAGTCAGATTCATCTGTCTTTAGAACGCTATGGGCGGCGTCAAAGAAACTTTATCATCAAAGACGAAAACTCCACGAACGGGATTTATCGAGGCCGACGCCGCCTCTCTTCCCTCATACTGCGCCACGGTGACATCCTCACGATTGGGCCACCCGAACTGGCCGCCGCAGTACGGTTAGAGTATGTCGATCCACCCCCTTGGTATATCCTGGCCATTCGTTATGCCCTTTATGGTGTGGGTGGATTAACGGCTTTGTTGGTCTTGCTCATCGGCATTGAGTGGCTCAAAGTGCCAGTACGACCCTTACCATTAGGGGTTCATGGGCCAGTAGTGATTTCTGCTGATGATGGAACGTTCCTACGTCAGCCGCGTACCACAGCCCACCGCGAACTGCAACGACTATCGGAATTTTCGCCCTACTTGCCTAAAGCCGTAGTTGCCTCAGAAGACAGCCGCTTTTACTGGCACTTTGGAGTAGACCCTTATGGTATTGCACGAGCCTTGGTGACGAATTTCAAGGGCGGTGGCATTCGTGAAGGGGCGAGTACATTAACGCAACAAGTCGCTCGGAGTTTGTTTACCGACTATGTTGGGCGAGAAAACAGTGCAGGCAGGAAATTCCGAGAGGCGGTCGTTGCGATGAAGCTGGAGACGTTCTACAGTAAGGACGAAATCTTAAAGCTTTATTTGAACCGCATCTACTTGGGGATTGATGCTTATGGCTTTGAAGATGCAGCTCAGTTTTATTTTGACAAATCTGCGAAAGATTTAAACCTCTCAGAAGCCGCAACGTTGGTGGCGATTTTGCCCGCTCCCAATCGGTTTAACCCGATTCAGGATTACAATACCGCCTTGGGATTGCGGAATCGCGTGATCACTCGGATGCGTGGCTTGGGCATGATTACTCAGCAAGAGGCGAACGAGGCAAGGCGATCGCGTATTGAAGTCAGCTCGAAAGCCACTGAATTCTTGGCTAGCACTAAGGCACCCTATTTCTATAGCTATGTCTTCGAGGAACTGCGGGAGTTACTAGGAGAAGATTTGGCTCAAGAAGGAAACTTTATCGTGGAAACCGCTCTGGATCTGAACACTCAAGCTAAAGCGGAAACTGCGCTACGTTCCTTTGTGAACACGGAGGGGTCTCGCTTGAGGTTCTCCCAAGGGGCGCTTGTTACTCTTAATACCAGCAACGGCGAAATTCATGCCCTCGTAGGAGGGATGAACTACCAACAAAGTCAGTTTAATCGCGCCACCCAAGCCAAGCGACAACCCGGTTCTACGTTCAAACTCTTTGACTATGCCGCCGCTTTAGTGCAAGGTATCTCCCCCGGTAAAACCTACTCTTGCGCCCCTGCCTATGGCTTACGAGGGTGTGAACGTTCGGGGGGAGCGGTTGATATGTACACTGGCATGGCGCAATCGGAGAATGTGGTTGCTGTGCGAGTGGCGATGGATGCGGGTATAGATAATGTGGTGCAAACGGCGAAACGCCTAGGTGTACGCTCAGAACTGAAGCCCGTTCCGCGTTTGGCGATTGGTCAAAGCGAAGTCAACGTGTTGGAAATTACAGGTTCTTATGCGGCGATCGCAAATCGCGGCTTCTGGAATCGTCCCCATGCAATCAAACGCATTCTCGACAGCGGTCAGTGCAAAGACACAAACGACCGAAATACCTGTCGTGTCATTTACAGCTTCGACCAGAGTCGGGACAAGGGACAACAAGCCGTCTCACCCGAAGTTGCCCAGACGATGACCGCTTTGCTCAGGGCTGTGGTGCAATCTGGAACTGGTCGCTCTGCGGCGATCGCACCAGATGCAGCGGGGAAAACGGGTACGACAGACCGAAACGTTGACCTGTGGTTTATTGGCTTTATTCCGAGTAATCAGTTAGTCACGGGTATTTGGTTAGGGAATGATGACAACTCTCCGACTAGCGGCAGTAGTGCCCAAGCTGCCCAGTTATGGAGTAACTATATGCGTCAGGTTGTCCAATGA
- a CDS encoding glutathione S-transferase family protein — translation MNELWPAVFFLAPQLLGLPGGDSENIKQAQQKVATVLTFFEKLLDERPYFASQNLTLAEVTAGTVIPWLPRGGMSLSDYPKLSAWCDRLMAREAWQATEATPEAIEALKSVMASGLVH, via the coding sequence ATGAATGAGTTATGGCCTGCTGTTTTTTTCCTGGCTCCGCAGCTTTTAGGCTTGCCTGGAGGAGACTCAGAAAACATTAAGCAAGCACAGCAGAAAGTTGCAACAGTGCTGACGTTTTTTGAGAAGTTACTAGATGAGCGCCCTTACTTTGCTAGTCAAAACCTAACTCTAGCCGAAGTTACGGCTGGAACTGTCATACCCTGGTTGCCGAGAGGAGGCATGTCCTTGAGTGACTATCCGAAGCTGAGTGCTTGGTGCGATCGCCTCATGGCCAGGGAGGCGTGGCAAGCGACTGAGGCTACACCGGAGGCCATAGAAGCCCTGAAGTCGGTCATGGCCTCCGGCCTGGTGCATTAG
- a CDS encoding transposase has protein sequence MIIYEFRVKAKDTQYRAIDEAIRTSQFIQNKCLRYWMDNEKVGKYDLNKYCAVLAAEFPFADALNSMARQAAAERAWAAIARFYDNCKKKVLGNKGYPKFKRHTRSVEYKTSGWKLSANRKAITFSDKKGIGTLKLKGTYDLNYYDIKQIKRVRLVRRADGYYAQFAIDVKVRIETEPTGQAIGLDLGLKFFIADNKGNTESCPQFYRKAQKQLNRANRKKSKKFIHSAKPQSKNYYKARSRYARKHLRVSRQRKEYCKRVAYSVIQSNDLVAYEDLNVQGLVKNRHLAKSISDAGWSTFRQWLEYFGFKYGKLTIAVPPHNTSQNCSDCGKKVKKSLSTRTHICPHCEFIEDRDTNAAINILKLALCTVGHTGTYAWGDLPSWAVGAILLSNGESVNQESPHF, from the coding sequence ATGATAATTTACGAATTCAGGGTCAAAGCGAAAGACACTCAATACAGAGCAATTGATGAGGCTATTCGCACATCGCAATTCATCCAAAACAAATGTCTACGCTATTGGATGGACAACGAAAAAGTAGGCAAGTATGACCTCAATAAATATTGTGCTGTGTTGGCAGCAGAATTTCCCTTTGCTGACGCCCTCAACTCAATGGCTAGACAAGCTGCGGCTGAACGAGCTTGGGCTGCAATTGCTCGGTTCTATGACAATTGCAAAAAGAAAGTCTTGGGGAACAAAGGCTATCCAAAATTCAAAAGGCACACCCGCTCAGTTGAATATAAAACTAGCGGCTGGAAGCTTTCTGCAAATAGGAAAGCCATCACTTTCTCTGACAAGAAAGGAATAGGGACTCTTAAATTGAAGGGAACCTATGATTTGAACTACTATGACATCAAACAGATTAAGCGAGTCCGATTAGTCCGTAGGGCTGATGGGTATTATGCTCAGTTTGCGATTGATGTCAAAGTCAGGATAGAAACTGAACCAACGGGTCAAGCTATTGGTTTAGACCTAGGACTCAAATTCTTCATTGCCGATAACAAAGGCAATACGGAATCCTGTCCTCAGTTCTATAGAAAGGCACAGAAGCAATTGAACCGAGCCAACCGCAAGAAGTCCAAGAAGTTCATTCATAGTGCCAAGCCGCAGTCGAAAAACTACTACAAAGCTAGGAGTCGATATGCTCGGAAACATTTAAGAGTAAGTAGGCAACGAAAAGAATACTGTAAGCGAGTTGCGTATTCCGTCATCCAATCTAACGATTTGGTAGCCTATGAAGACTTGAATGTTCAAGGGCTGGTCAAGAATCGGCATCTAGCTAAATCAATCAGTGATGCAGGATGGTCAACATTCCGCCAGTGGTTGGAGTATTTTGGCTTTAAATATGGGAAGCTTACGATTGCCGTACCTCCTCATAACACAAGTCAAAATTGCTCTGATTGTGGGAAGAAGGTGAAAAAATCCCTATCAACCAGAACCCATATTTGTCCACATTGCGAATTCATTGAAGATAGGGATACAAACGCTGCTATTAACATCCTGAAATTAGCACTGTGTACGGTAGGGCATACCGGAACTTACGCTTGGGGAGATTTGCCCTCTTGGGCAGTTGGAGCAATCTTGCTGTCTAACGGCGAGTCCGTGAACCAAGAATCTCCGCACTTCTAG
- a CDS encoding biopolymer transporter ExbD: MRLTDESEETPVLINLVSMIDILFCILAFFIISSLYLTRSEGLPVNLPKATTAETQPLAPMNVTIQANGAIALNRQPIALDSLEGAVRAQVGSASQSLVIINADARVPHGVVVSVMDRLRRIQGVKLAIAAESS, translated from the coding sequence ATGCGTCTTACCGATGAATCAGAAGAGACTCCTGTCCTGATCAACCTCGTGTCGATGATTGATATTCTCTTCTGTATCCTGGCTTTTTTTATCATTTCGTCGCTGTATTTAACACGCTCGGAAGGACTGCCGGTCAATTTACCCAAAGCCACAACAGCCGAAACGCAGCCCTTGGCTCCAATGAATGTCACGATTCAGGCGAATGGCGCAATTGCCCTAAACCGTCAGCCGATTGCCCTAGACTCACTCGAAGGTGCTGTAAGAGCACAAGTTGGCTCGGCCTCACAATCCTTAGTAATTATTAATGCGGATGCCAGGGTTCCTCACGGTGTGGTGGTCAGTGTGATGGATCGCTTGCGTCGAATTCAGGGAGTCAAATTAGCGATCGCTGCCGAAAGCTCCTAA
- a CDS encoding DUF4335 domain-containing protein yields MTIRRQYSLPNCTLVLEGLSNNPPTGGGLIDSRPLMTILVNAECYFSGAEQPLRGGRDFFESLVRSVSHYAQEFLSQVHHPKLYGDKPELVQFQKLPDKNLHRLILFATAEAIPAHSGGGMPPSPFAGMAQGIAGQFTLTTVQLFDLVEAIDQFLADGRTLPDLKVSLEPVSRRHRKADEPMAKRAAPAALGVTGLALSAIAFFLVPIPREPKPPTPQPNASNTASPSPGGSPSPSATASPLPTATAKPTPPSSSDLEKLLSSNPEISDATQLRFLQRRLYRKVDANWKDRGQAAQNLQYRVSVARDGSIIGYQPVGSTPAEAAKQTPLLDLLYMPATGSIPNNEPIAQFRVVFNRTRKGSLEISPWRGYSSKPSLGPQITDSTSVSRLKEQLYKQIRESWSETPKFPKDLVYRVAVTEEGAIADYEEKNQPASDYVDQTPLEKLIKPEATGLTSVQTSEQKPRAQFRVVFKPSGVLEVSPY; encoded by the coding sequence ATGACCATTCGACGCCAGTACAGTTTGCCAAATTGCACGCTCGTCCTAGAAGGCTTGAGCAACAATCCTCCCACGGGAGGCGGTCTAATCGATTCCCGCCCTTTGATGACCATCTTGGTCAATGCTGAATGCTATTTCTCTGGCGCAGAGCAACCCCTGAGAGGTGGACGTGACTTTTTTGAAAGCCTGGTGCGGTCTGTAAGTCACTATGCTCAGGAGTTTTTAAGCCAGGTTCATCACCCCAAACTGTATGGGGATAAGCCTGAACTGGTGCAATTCCAGAAACTGCCGGACAAAAATTTACATCGGTTAATCCTTTTTGCCACGGCTGAGGCTATCCCAGCTCACTCTGGGGGAGGGATGCCACCCTCACCGTTTGCGGGGATGGCTCAAGGCATAGCGGGTCAGTTCACGCTGACAACGGTACAGCTATTTGACTTGGTCGAGGCCATCGATCAGTTTCTTGCGGATGGGCGAACACTACCTGACCTAAAGGTGTCGTTAGAGCCAGTGTCCAGGCGTCATCGCAAAGCTGACGAACCGATGGCGAAGCGAGCCGCCCCAGCCGCGTTGGGAGTGACAGGTTTAGCACTATCTGCGATCGCGTTTTTCCTGGTTCCTATTCCTCGCGAACCCAAACCCCCCACACCTCAGCCCAACGCTAGTAATACGGCTTCCCCTAGCCCTGGAGGTTCTCCCTCTCCTTCTGCCACTGCCTCTCCGTTGCCAACCGCAACCGCCAAACCCACACCTCCGTCATCGTCTGATTTAGAGAAGCTTCTGTCTTCCAATCCAGAGATTAGCGATGCAACGCAGCTACGCTTTTTGCAACGGCGGCTTTACAGGAAAGTTGATGCCAATTGGAAAGACCGGGGGCAGGCGGCTCAGAATTTGCAATATCGGGTGAGTGTAGCTAGAGATGGCTCCATTATCGGCTACCAGCCCGTCGGGTCAACACCGGCTGAGGCGGCAAAGCAAACCCCTCTGCTTGACTTGCTTTACATGCCCGCTACAGGCAGTATTCCCAACAACGAACCCATTGCTCAGTTCCGAGTTGTGTTTAACAGAACCCGAAAAGGTTCTCTAGAAATCAGTCCTTGGCGTGGCTATTCGAGTAAACCTTCCTTAGGGCCACAAATTACTGATTCGACCTCGGTGAGTCGTTTGAAAGAACAACTCTATAAGCAAATTCGCGAAAGCTGGAGTGAAACTCCCAAGTTTCCCAAGGATTTAGTTTATCGGGTCGCTGTTACCGAAGAGGGTGCTATTGCCGACTATGAAGAAAAGAATCAACCGGCCTCGGATTACGTGGATCAAACTCCTCTTGAGAAATTAATCAAGCCGGAGGCTACTGGATTGACCAGTGTACAGACGTCAGAGCAAAAACCTCGCGCTCAGTTTCGGGTCGTATTTAAGCCGAGTGGGGTTCTAGAAGTTAGTCCTTATTAG
- a CDS encoding DUF3038 domain-containing protein → MNLSVSVMPTNSPQDQTRSLILDNLPDPLISERGCPPRTRQQIDLILLAIEALELGGSEAMLFAAKELELQNVVKNRVALWRMRSSNPLRRSYTRRPLTLEEAKALVIIASHLARRLTVLIRQLLLAYQQLHEKQVPLENHFRLSEYLERFRAHFRSRMNPRRAKVAIYNSDEKLNELAISLLSQLLFCTGTSGMQRFWSSLFDGEVA, encoded by the coding sequence ATGAATCTTTCTGTGAGCGTAATGCCGACCAATAGTCCCCAGGACCAGACGAGATCCCTAATTTTAGATAATTTACCCGACCCCCTGATCTCAGAGCGAGGGTGCCCGCCACGAACTCGGCAGCAGATTGACCTCATTCTACTTGCCATTGAAGCTCTGGAACTGGGAGGTTCTGAAGCCATGCTATTTGCGGCGAAGGAACTCGAACTTCAAAACGTGGTTAAAAATCGGGTGGCTCTGTGGCGTATGCGTTCTAGCAATCCCTTGCGGCGCTCCTATACTCGCCGTCCCCTCACCCTAGAAGAAGCCAAAGCTTTAGTGATCATTGCCTCTCATCTGGCGCGAAGACTCACAGTGTTGATTCGGCAATTGCTTTTGGCTTATCAACAACTGCATGAGAAACAAGTACCCCTGGAAAACCATTTTCGGTTGTCTGAGTATCTAGAGCGATTCAGGGCGCATTTTCGCAGTCGGATGAATCCACGACGGGCGAAAGTGGCAATCTACAACTCGGATGAAAAATTGAATGAGCTGGCTATTTCGCTGTTGAGCCAGCTTTTGTTCTGTACAGGAACCTCAGGAATGCAGCGATTTTGGTCCAGCCTCTTTGATGGAGAAGTAGCATGA
- a CDS encoding adenine phosphoribosyltransferase: MDLKSLIRDIPDFPKPGILFRDITTLLRNPDGLRYTIDTLTQKCKEVGLAADYVVGMESRGFIFGPPLAYHLNAGFIPVRKPGKLPAAVHTVEYELEYGIDQLEVHQDAIHPGSRVLIVDDLIATGGTAGATAKLLQEIGCELVGFAFIIELRDLGGRQQLPDVPVVTLIEY; encoded by the coding sequence ATGGATTTAAAGTCTCTGATTCGCGATATCCCGGACTTTCCTAAACCGGGAATTTTATTCCGAGATATCACCACTCTACTCCGCAACCCAGACGGACTGCGCTACACAATCGATACGTTGACCCAAAAATGTAAGGAGGTGGGGCTTGCGGCTGATTATGTGGTAGGGATGGAATCTCGTGGCTTTATTTTCGGACCGCCGCTGGCTTACCACCTCAATGCTGGCTTTATCCCCGTGCGAAAACCAGGTAAGCTCCCTGCGGCTGTACATACTGTTGAGTATGAACTCGAATACGGCATCGATCAGTTAGAAGTTCATCAAGACGCCATTCATCCCGGCAGTCGGGTTTTGATTGTCGATGATTTGATTGCTACAGGTGGAACCGCAGGGGCTACCGCCAAGCTACTCCAAGAGATCGGCTGCGAATTGGTCGGCTTCGCGTTTATCATCGAGCTACGGGATTTGGGTGGGCGTCAGCAACTACCCGATGTACCCGTAGTGACGTTGATTGAGTATTAA
- a CDS encoding ABC transporter permease, which yields MTSSSRDSANNRLATARSQLQIIVTSETFLYVGKRLLQAALTLLLASALCFAIIQFAPGDFLDRFRDNPKISQETIDAYQKQFGLDQPPIVQYWRWLWGVVTRLDFGMSFAYFRPVSSLLWERVPATLLMAFASIVVTWAIAIPLGIIAAVHQNRAFDRFLQVISYTGQGFPSFITALVLLIFAQYTTPLFPVGGMTSIDHTDLSPIGKVLDIAWHLILPTIALSITSFAGLQRITRGEMLDVLRQDYIQTARAKGLPENRVIYVHALRNAINPLITLLGFEFASLLSGAFIAEYFFNWPGLGRLILQAVKDLDLYLVMASLMIGALMLIVGNLLADLLLKAVDPRIRLEDLK from the coding sequence ATGACTTCTTCTTCGAGGGATTCTGCAAACAATCGATTGGCAACGGCTAGGAGTCAGTTGCAAATCATCGTTACTAGTGAGACGTTTCTCTATGTGGGGAAACGCCTGTTGCAGGCAGCTTTGACCTTGCTTTTAGCCTCTGCCCTGTGTTTTGCGATTATTCAGTTTGCACCTGGCGATTTTTTAGACCGATTCCGGGATAATCCGAAAATTTCCCAGGAAACAATCGATGCGTACCAAAAACAATTTGGCCTAGATCAGCCCCCGATTGTGCAGTATTGGCGGTGGTTATGGGGAGTGGTTACCCGCCTAGACTTTGGGATGAGTTTTGCCTATTTTCGACCCGTTTCGTCTTTATTGTGGGAACGGGTACCCGCCACGTTGCTGATGGCTTTCGCATCAATTGTTGTGACGTGGGCGATCGCAATTCCCTTGGGTATTATCGCTGCCGTCCACCAAAACCGCGCTTTTGATCGATTTCTACAAGTTATTAGTTACACAGGCCAAGGCTTTCCCAGCTTCATCACCGCGCTGGTGTTGCTAATCTTCGCACAATATACCACCCCCTTATTCCCAGTAGGTGGCATGACCAGCATCGATCATACAGACTTATCACCCATTGGCAAAGTTTTAGATATCGCTTGGCACCTGATTTTACCCACCATTGCCCTCTCCATCACCAGCTTTGCTGGTCTACAGCGCATTACCAGAGGTGAAATGCTAGATGTTCTGCGCCAAGACTACATTCAAACGGCCCGTGCTAAGGGACTGCCAGAGAACCGAGTCATCTATGTCCACGCCCTCCGCAATGCGATCAATCCCTTAATTACGTTACTGGGATTTGAGTTTGCCAGCTTATTAAGCGGTGCCTTTATTGCCGAATATTTCTTCAATTGGCCTGGTTTAGGCCGTTTAATTTTGCAGGCGGTGAAAGATTTAGACCTGTATTTGGTGATGGCTAGCTTAATGATTGGGGCTTTGATGCTGATTGTCGGAAACTTGTTAGCTGACTTATTGCTGAAAGCGGTAGACCCCCGGATTCGTTTGGAAGATCTCAAATAA
- a CDS encoding low temperature-induced protein translates to MTPIRFTLSALWRSLSMVVAAFACALILFSNVTPAYSLPNPFAQDKPAQSSDVTKGEDQLLGIEEGAQKSAIREGDQDLLSAETVIQKSNEGRLNEVQGAADIDKMKNPGNTKVESVEEIIGERLEEVTGQK, encoded by the coding sequence ATGACACCTATCCGCTTTACCCTTTCGGCTTTGTGGCGTTCTCTGAGCATGGTTGTAGCAGCTTTTGCTTGCGCTTTGATTCTGTTTTCTAATGTAACGCCTGCTTACAGTCTACCTAATCCCTTTGCTCAAGATAAGCCTGCACAGTCCAGTGACGTGACAAAGGGTGAAGACCAACTTTTAGGGATTGAAGAGGGAGCCCAAAAGAGCGCTATTCGAGAAGGTGATCAAGACCTGCTTTCGGCTGAAACAGTCATACAAAAATCCAATGAGGGTCGTCTTAACGAGGTTCAGGGAGCCGCTGACATCGATAAGATGAAGAACCCAGGAAATACCAAAGTTGAATCAGTTGAAGAAATTATTGGCGAGCGCTTAGAAGAAGTTACGGGTCAAAAATAA
- a CDS encoding proton extrusion protein PcxA — MSFQSIFRAANQWFFGTPERALDQAYRAALMIKAIEDEHFNGKKISANSGEYSDSVISYFEADLKKYLNTTKIRLAEFKSSRSVFSASEANKLENRRKNFNPSSLNIDLDNEQQSIIIEKLNFIDKTIKKYSEPARLDKSLVPLSQFQGKQIVPSGPNQSLTTEINEEVRSLQQGAVTKNTAVPDIETVADKTGVLPRSILRTFNRLQQELDPKAEEEVVKNFRNSKRKTIFSLKFILTLIIVPILTHQIAKTFIFGPIIDGFRNEHQNPSAIFLNLQMEEEAFSELKLFEEELKFKSLIGLTPKITSEEIEEQVKEKATLLAEEFREKGSNSIKNIFADLLSMASFALVIVSSKQEIFILKSFMDDLVYGLSDSAKAFIIILLTDIFVGFHSPHGWEVILKGVSQHLGIPENQDFIFLFIATFPVILDSVFKYWIFRYLNRVSPSAVATYRNMNE; from the coding sequence ATGAGTTTCCAATCGATCTTCCGCGCTGCCAACCAATGGTTTTTCGGTACCCCTGAAAGAGCGTTAGACCAGGCATACCGAGCTGCCTTAATGATTAAGGCTATTGAAGATGAGCATTTTAATGGCAAAAAAATTTCGGCCAATTCGGGTGAATATAGTGATAGTGTCATCTCTTATTTTGAAGCTGACCTTAAAAAATATTTAAATACGACAAAGATTAGACTGGCTGAATTTAAAAGCAGTCGCTCTGTATTTAGTGCATCGGAAGCTAATAAATTAGAAAACAGACGGAAGAATTTTAACCCATCCTCTCTCAATATTGATTTAGATAATGAGCAACAATCAATTATTATTGAAAAATTAAATTTTATTGACAAAACAATCAAGAAATATTCAGAACCTGCACGTCTGGATAAATCTTTAGTTCCCTTATCGCAGTTCCAAGGGAAACAAATCGTTCCATCTGGCCCTAATCAATCTCTGACTACTGAGATTAATGAGGAAGTCCGGTCTTTGCAGCAAGGGGCTGTGACTAAAAATACAGCCGTGCCAGATATTGAGACGGTGGCAGATAAAACGGGTGTACTCCCTCGCTCCATTTTAAGAACGTTTAATAGACTGCAACAAGAATTAGACCCAAAAGCCGAAGAAGAAGTTGTTAAGAATTTTCGGAATTCTAAACGTAAAACGATATTCTCCTTAAAATTTATTTTGACATTAATTATTGTTCCTATTCTAACTCATCAAATTGCCAAAACCTTTATTTTTGGGCCCATTATAGATGGTTTTAGAAATGAACATCAAAACCCATCTGCCATTTTCTTGAACCTGCAAATGGAAGAAGAAGCCTTTAGCGAATTAAAGCTATTTGAAGAAGAACTCAAATTTAAAAGCTTAATTGGTTTGACTCCTAAAATTACTTCAGAAGAGATAGAAGAGCAAGTTAAGGAGAAAGCCACTTTACTGGCAGAGGAATTTCGAGAGAAGGGGAGCAATTCGATTAAAAATATCTTTGCTGATCTCTTATCAATGGCCAGTTTTGCATTAGTTATCGTCAGTAGTAAGCAAGAGATTTTTATTTTAAAATCCTTTATGGACGATTTAGTCTATGGTCTTAGTGATAGCGCTAAAGCTTTTATCATTATTTTGTTAACTGACATATTTGTGGGATTCCACTCACCCCATGGTTGGGAAGTTATTCTCAAAGGGGTATCCCAACATCTAGGAATACCAGAAAATCAAGATTTTATATTTTTGTTTATTGCCACCTTTCCAGTGATTTTGGATTCCGTCTTTAAGTACTGGATTTTCCGCTATTTAAATCGGGTTTCTCCTTCGGCAGTGGCTACCTATCGGAATATGAACGAATGA